The Cylindrospermopsis curvispora GIHE-G1 genome contains a region encoding:
- the psbA gene encoding photosystem II q(b) protein has product MTTAIQQRQTANVWDRFCEFITSTNNRLYIGWFGVLMIPTLLAATTCFIIAFIAAPPVDIDGIREPVAGSLMYGNNIISGAVVPSSNAIGLHFYPIWEAASLDEWLYNGGPYQLVIFHFLIGVACYLGREWELSFRLGMRPWICVAFSAPLAAATAVFLIYPIGQGSFSDGMPLGISGTFNFMIVFQAEHNILMHPFHMLGVAGVFGGSLFSAMHGSLVTSSLVRETTETESQNYGYKFGQEEETYNIVAAHGYFGRLIFQYASFNNSRSLHFFLAAWPVVGIWFTALGVSTMAFNLNGFNFNQSIIDSQGRVIGTWADVINRANLGMEVMHERNAHNFPLDLAAGEVAPVALTAPAING; this is encoded by the coding sequence ATGACCACTGCCATTCAACAGCGCCAAACCGCTAACGTATGGGATCGCTTTTGTGAATTCATCACCAGCACCAACAACCGCCTTTACATTGGCTGGTTCGGCGTGTTAATGATCCCCACCCTTCTCGCAGCTACCACTTGCTTCATCATTGCTTTTATTGCTGCTCCTCCCGTGGACATCGACGGTATTCGCGAACCCGTAGCTGGTTCCTTGATGTACGGTAACAACATCATCTCCGGTGCTGTGGTTCCCTCCTCCAACGCTATTGGTTTGCACTTCTACCCCATTTGGGAAGCTGCATCCTTAGATGAATGGTTATACAACGGTGGTCCTTACCAACTAGTAATTTTCCACTTCTTGATTGGTGTAGCTTGCTACCTAGGTCGTGAATGGGAATTATCCTTCCGTCTAGGCATGCGCCCTTGGATTTGCGTAGCTTTCTCCGCTCCTTTGGCAGCTGCTACCGCAGTATTTTTAATCTACCCCATCGGACAAGGTTCATTCTCTGATGGTATGCCTTTAGGTATCTCTGGAACCTTCAACTTCATGATTGTGTTCCAAGCAGAGCATAACATCCTCATGCACCCCTTCCACATGTTAGGAGTAGCAGGTGTATTCGGTGGTAGCTTGTTCAGCGCTATGCACGGTTCCTTGGTAACATCTTCCCTAGTAAGAGAAACAACTGAAACCGAGTCTCAGAACTATGGTTACAAGTTCGGACAAGAGGAAGAAACCTACAACATTGTAGCAGCACACGGTTACTTCGGTCGCTTGATATTCCAATATGCTTCATTCAACAACAGCCGTTCACTACACTTCTTCTTGGCAGCATGGCCAGTAGTAGGAATCTGGTTTACAGCACTGGGTGTAAGCACCATGGCATTCAACCTGAATGGATTTAACTTCAACCAATCCATCATTGATTCTCAAGGTCGTGTAATCGGTACATGGGCTGACGTAATCAACCGCGCTAACCTAGGTATGGAAGTAATGCACGAGCGTAATGCGCACAACTTCCCCTTAGACCTAGCTGCTGGTGAAGTAGCACCTGTAGCATTAACCGCTCCCGCAATCAACGGTTAA
- a CDS encoding helicase-related protein, with translation MTDTLNYSPGFIVSCRSRQWVVLPDENPDLIRLCPLSGNEEEIIGIFRHLNLETLEPATFPKPTADSIKDHSAALLLMDAARHLLRSGAGPFRCLGRLSLRPRPYQLVPLLMALRLETVRLLIADDVGIGKTIEAGLIVRELLDRGEIARIAVLCPPHLCDQWQQELREKFHIDAVVVRSGTASKLERAIPNGSHIFSYYRHIIVSLDYAKSERRKASFIEHCPDFVIVDEAHTCTRASNKTTSQQQRHQLITEIAEKRSRHLLLLTATPHSGIEESFLSLLGLLKAEFADLTLDKLTETERDNLAGHFIQRRRADVKLWLGNQTPFPERQSDEEPYKLSKEYKELFEEVYNFARGLVRTTTVDMTYGQRQGRYWSALALIRCVMSSPAAAISTLNRSLNRELGVGSRELGEMWESENNNYELFSSYVYDPTDLEQAVDAAPTVVVEQGQRSYKDIDKRKLRGFIQAAEKLQGNKDQKLQACAIYVQNLLANNHHPIIWCRYVDTANYVAENLKQKLEKKGSQIRVIAIHGEQSEDEREVKLNELKSYPQRILVATDCLSEGINLQSHFSAVIHYDLPWNPNRLEQREGRIDRYGQIAEKVKSCLLYGQDNPVDGAVLEVLIRKAVQIHKTLGITVPVPVDSITVSEAVFKSLFDKSTDAQQLSLLDLLDDGSAVEQVHKQWDKAVEREKISRTRFAQKAIKPTEVEQELLESDEILGNEKDVERFVKNACEKLNCGLIEKKRAWLLPSIPSFLQPVLGNEKRLITFTTPAPEGVEYVGRNHLLVEGLARHILEVALLNNQNDLVARCGFTITNTVSKRTTLLLFRLRHLLKQKVSNRKLSESGNSEKRNYELLGEECVVVGFTGPPSNPVWLAPLEAKAFLEQANPVGNAVNPKQEIEDFLNSFDELKADLEVFAKERSFSLYESHQRVRKITKEVDVKVTPQLPMDLLGVYILQPGKRKNSL, from the coding sequence ATGACAGATACATTAAATTATAGCCCTGGTTTCATTGTCAGCTGTCGTAGTCGGCAATGGGTAGTATTACCAGATGAAAACCCAGACTTAATCCGCCTTTGTCCCCTGAGTGGCAACGAAGAGGAAATTATTGGTATTTTTCGGCACTTAAACCTAGAAACCCTAGAACCAGCTACCTTTCCTAAACCTACTGCTGACAGTATAAAAGACCACAGTGCAGCTTTATTATTGATGGATGCTGCAAGGCATTTATTACGGAGTGGGGCGGGTCCTTTTCGCTGTTTGGGTAGGTTGTCCTTGCGTCCTCGTCCCTATCAATTAGTACCATTGTTAATGGCTTTAAGGTTAGAAACAGTCAGATTATTAATTGCTGATGATGTGGGCATTGGTAAAACTATTGAAGCTGGTTTAATTGTCAGAGAATTATTAGACAGGGGAGAAATTGCCAGAATTGCTGTATTGTGTCCTCCCCATTTATGTGATCAATGGCAACAAGAATTAAGAGAAAAATTCCATATTGATGCTGTGGTAGTTCGTTCTGGTACAGCTTCTAAATTAGAAAGGGCAATACCTAATGGTTCTCATATTTTTAGTTATTATCGTCATATAATTGTTAGTTTAGACTATGCCAAATCAGAACGGCGAAAAGCCAGTTTTATTGAACATTGCCCAGATTTTGTGATTGTAGATGAAGCTCATACTTGTACCCGTGCTAGTAATAAGACTACATCCCAACAACAACGACATCAATTAATTACCGAAATAGCTGAAAAAAGATCCCGTCATTTATTATTACTCACTGCTACTCCCCATAGTGGAATTGAGGAATCTTTTTTATCTTTATTGGGTTTATTAAAAGCAGAGTTTGCTGATTTGACTTTGGATAAACTCACAGAAACAGAACGAGATAATTTAGCTGGTCATTTTATCCAACGACGACGTGCAGATGTAAAATTGTGGTTGGGTAATCAAACACCTTTTCCAGAACGTCAATCTGATGAAGAACCCTATAAATTATCTAAGGAATATAAAGAACTATTTGAGGAAGTTTATAATTTTGCACGGGGGTTAGTAAGAACTACTACGGTAGATATGACTTATGGCCAACGTCAGGGGCGTTATTGGTCAGCTTTGGCTTTAATTCGGTGTGTGATGTCTTCCCCTGCTGCTGCGATCTCTACTTTAAATCGTAGTTTAAATCGGGAGTTGGGAGTTGGGAGTCGGGAGTTGGGGGAAATGTGGGAGTCGGAAAATAATAATTACGAATTATTCAGTTCTTATGTTTATGATCCTACGGACTTGGAACAAGCGGTAGATGCTGCACCCACTGTAGTCGTAGAACAGGGACAGCGGAGTTATAAAGATATTGATAAACGCAAACTGCGGGGTTTTATTCAAGCTGCGGAAAAATTACAGGGTAATAAAGACCAAAAATTACAAGCTTGTGCTATTTATGTGCAGAATCTTTTAGCAAATAATCATCATCCAATTATCTGGTGTCGTTATGTTGATACAGCTAATTATGTGGCTGAAAATTTAAAGCAGAAGTTAGAAAAGAAAGGTTCTCAAATTCGGGTAATTGCCATTCATGGGGAACAGTCAGAAGATGAGAGAGAAGTAAAATTAAACGAGTTAAAATCCTATCCTCAAAGGATATTAGTGGCAACTGATTGTTTGAGTGAAGGGATAAATTTACAATCTCATTTTAGTGCGGTTATTCATTATGATTTACCTTGGAATCCCAACCGTTTAGAACAAAGAGAAGGGAGAATTGACCGTTATGGACAAATAGCAGAAAAGGTGAAAAGTTGTTTACTTTATGGTCAAGATAATCCTGTAGATGGGGCGGTTTTAGAGGTTTTAATTCGCAAAGCAGTACAAATACATAAAACTCTGGGAATTACTGTTCCAGTGCCAGTGGATAGTATCACTGTTTCGGAAGCGGTGTTTAAGTCTTTATTTGATAAAAGTACGGATGCACAACAGTTATCTTTATTGGATTTGTTAGATGATGGATCTGCTGTTGAACAGGTGCATAAACAATGGGATAAGGCCGTAGAAAGGGAGAAGATCAGTCGGACTCGTTTTGCCCAAAAGGCAATTAAACCTACAGAAGTTGAACAGGAGTTATTAGAATCTGATGAAATTTTAGGTAATGAAAAAGATGTAGAAAGGTTTGTTAAAAATGCTTGTGAAAAGTTAAATTGTGGTTTGATTGAAAAAAAGCGAGCATGGTTATTACCGTCAATTCCCAGTTTTTTACAACCCGTTTTAGGTAATGAAAAACGTCTAATTACTTTCACTACTCCTGCACCGGAGGGGGTGGAATATGTAGGGCGAAATCATCTTTTGGTTGAAGGTTTAGCACGGCACATTTTAGAGGTAGCTTTACTGAATAATCAGAATGATTTAGTTGCTAGATGTGGTTTTACAATTACGAATACTGTGAGTAAACGGACTACCTTATTGTTATTTAGATTGCGACATTTATTAAAACAGAAAGTTAGTAATCGTAAGTTAAGTGAAAGTGGAAATTCTGAGAAGCGAAATTATGAACTATTAGGAGAAGAATGTGTAGTAGTTGGGTTTACGGGTCCACCATCTAACCCGGTTTGGTTAGCACCACTGGAAGCAAAAGCTTTTTTGGAACAAGCTAACCCTGTGGGGAATGCTGTTAATCCTAAACAGGAAATTGAGGATTTTTTAAATTCTTTTGATGAGTTAAAAGCAGATTTAGAAGTGTTTGCCAAAGAGCGATCGTTTTCTTTATATGAATCGCATCAACGAGTGAGGAAAATTACTAAAGAGGTGGATGTTAAGGTTACACCACAATTACCGATGGATTTATTAGGTGTGTACATTTTACAACCAGGGAAACGTAAAAATAGTTTATAA
- a CDS encoding four helix bundle protein, whose translation MLKVTNTNANVNIKTNNHITITDRTKQFAIRIIKACYFLDEKSGVYRTISKQLLRSGTSIGANVRESQSAQSDKDFIHKLEIALKEARETQYWLEILIESELVSKPKFTSLLQEANEIGKILVASTKKLKEK comes from the coding sequence ATGTTAAAGGTGACAAACACAAATGCAAATGTAAATATCAAAACCAACAATCATATCACGATTACAGATAGAACAAAACAATTTGCTATTAGAATTATTAAGGCTTGTTACTTTCTTGATGAAAAATCAGGAGTTTATCGGACAATATCTAAACAATTACTTCGTTCTGGTACTTCCATTGGTGCAAATGTTAGAGAATCTCAATCTGCTCAATCTGATAAAGACTTTATTCATAAATTAGAAATAGCTCTTAAAGAAGCTAGAGAAACTCAATATTGGTTAGAAATATTAATAGAATCAGAGTTGGTGAGTAAACCAAAATTTACTTCTCTTCTCCAAGAAGCTAACGAAATTGGGAAAATCTTGGTCGCTTCTACCAAAAAACTCAAAGAAAAATAA